In a genomic window of Wyeomyia smithii strain HCP4-BCI-WySm-NY-G18 chromosome 1, ASM2978416v1, whole genome shotgun sequence:
- the LOC129733969 gene encoding inhibitor of growth protein 3 isoform X2, whose protein sequence is MLYLEDYLEMIEHLPQELRDRFTEMREMDLSVQNNMDSLDKRVRTLFQQCRRGELAGVQADSEFHSIRKDYYRVLEDSDEKVQLAGQMYDLVDRYLRRLDSELYKFKCELEADHNGITEILEKRSLELDTSTSNGGLNQKENRYFDTLPGLSGGSVGGVAGIAGSSAARVDRYKVKPEKRRDSVGMSVLGGPPPEKRPTLPASSSTVNSSSPVVRPTTPSLGTTSSGPYHMLSSSGSSTPNATASVAYNLQQFGAGNAIAAAASQAIAQTQQMQQGRRTASLKASYEAIHGAGATGAGPHDLLINRELAGATHNALQAVERETSNAFSNHQRRQHKKKLTANTSAADLLESAGSGSTGSSVVSSLLSGVPGGPSVASTSVGTSRPPSSSSSSGPPPMSAAGLGLSLSLGTGAVLNENGMVVEQTPEGEWTYDPNEPRYCICNQVSYGDMVACDNEDCPFEWFHYPCVNITSSPKGKWYCPQCSSSMKRRASRKN, encoded by the exons ATGCTGTATCTGGAGGATTACCTTGAAA TGATTGAACATTTGCCCCAGGAACTTCGAGATCGATTTACGGAAATGCGCGAAATGGATCTCTCAGTGCAGA ACAACATGGACTCGCTGGACAAACGGGTCCGCACGTTGTTTCAGCAGTGCCGTCGGGGTGAACTGGCTGGCGTCCAGGCCGACTCGGAATTCCACTCGATCCGTAAGGACTACTATCGGGTGCTGGAGGATTCGGATGAGAAGGTACAGCTCGCGGGGCAGATGTACGATCTGGTGGATCGGTATCTGCGTCGGTTGGACAGCGAACTGTACAAGTTCAAGTGCGAACTGGAGGCTGATCATAACGGAATTACGGAGATCTTGGAGAAACGTTCACTAGAGCTGGACACATCGACTAGCAACGGTGGATTGAATCAGAAGGAAAATCGTTATTTTGATACGCTGCCTGGTTTATCCGGTGGAAGCGTGGGAGGAGTAGCTGGTATCGCTGGTTCGAGTGCTGCTCGAGTCGATCGCTACAAGGTTAAACCAGAGAAAAGGCGAGACAGTGTTGGAATGTCGGTTCTGGGTGGACCTCCACCAGAGAAAAGACCTACACTACCAGCTAGCAGCAGTACGGTTAACAGCAGTTCTCCAGTTGTACGGCCAACGACTCCAAGCTTGGGCACAACCTCCAGTGGACCGTACCACATGTTGTCTTCTTCGGGCTCGAGCACCCCAAATGCAACTGCTTCGGTGGCCTATAATTTACAGCAATTCGGCGCTGGTAATGCAATAGCCGCCGCCGCTAGTCAGGCCATAGCTCAAACTCAACAAATGCAACAGGGTCGACGAACCGCCAGTCTGAAGGCTTCATATGAAGCTATTCATGGCGCGGGAGCTACCGGAGCAGGCCCTCATGATTTGCTCATCAACCGAGAACTGGCCGGAGCCACACATAATGCGCTACAAGCTGTTGAGCGCGAAACAAGCAATGCATTCTCCAATCACCAACGGCGTCAGCACAAGAAAAAACTAACGGCTAATACTTCTGCAGCAG ATCTGTTGGAATCGGCCGGCAGCGGTAGCACCGGTAGCAGTGTTGTTTCCAGCCTCCTGTCTGGAGTTCCGGGTGGACCGTCGGTTGCTTCCACGAGTGTGGGAACATCCAGACCGCCCAGTTCCAGTTCTAGTAGCGGTCCTCCTCCGATGAGTGCTGCTGGGTTGGGGCTGTCGCTTTCACTGGGTACCGGAGCAGTTCTTAACGAGAACGGTATGGTCGTAGAGCAAACGCCCGAAGGCGAATGGACATACGATCCGAATGAGCCGCGTTATTGCATCTGTAATCAGGTGTCGTATGGCGATATGGTGGCATGTGACAATGAAGAT TGTCCATTCGAATGGTTCCACTATCCGTGTGTGAATATTACATCCTCACCGAAGGGCAAGTGGTATTGCCCTCAATGTAGCAGCTCGATGAAACGGCGCGCCTCGCGGAAGAACTAA
- the LOC129733969 gene encoding inhibitor of growth protein 3 isoform X1 has product MLYLEDYLEMIEHLPQELRDRFTEMREMDLSVQNNMDSLDKRVRTLFQQCRRGELAGVQADSEFHSIRKDYYRVLEDSDEKVQLAGQMYDLVDRYLRRLDSELYKFKCELEADHNGITEILEKRSLELDTSTSNGGLNQKENRYFDTLPGLSGGSVGGVAGIAGSSAARVDRYKVKPEKRRDSVGMSVLGGPPPEKRPTLPASSSTVNSSSPVVRPTTPSLGTTSSGPYHMLSSSGSSTPNATASVAYNLQQFGAGNAIAAAASQAIAQTQQMQQGRRTASLKASYEAIHGAGATGAGPHDLLINRELAGATHNALQAVERETSNAFSNHQRRQHKKKLTANTSAAATLLQAHQKQQHSVTLNPNLSSSSLDLLESAGSGSTGSSVVSSLLSGVPGGPSVASTSVGTSRPPSSSSSSGPPPMSAAGLGLSLSLGTGAVLNENGMVVEQTPEGEWTYDPNEPRYCICNQVSYGDMVACDNEDCPFEWFHYPCVNITSSPKGKWYCPQCSSSMKRRASRKN; this is encoded by the exons ATGCTGTATCTGGAGGATTACCTTGAAA TGATTGAACATTTGCCCCAGGAACTTCGAGATCGATTTACGGAAATGCGCGAAATGGATCTCTCAGTGCAGA ACAACATGGACTCGCTGGACAAACGGGTCCGCACGTTGTTTCAGCAGTGCCGTCGGGGTGAACTGGCTGGCGTCCAGGCCGACTCGGAATTCCACTCGATCCGTAAGGACTACTATCGGGTGCTGGAGGATTCGGATGAGAAGGTACAGCTCGCGGGGCAGATGTACGATCTGGTGGATCGGTATCTGCGTCGGTTGGACAGCGAACTGTACAAGTTCAAGTGCGAACTGGAGGCTGATCATAACGGAATTACGGAGATCTTGGAGAAACGTTCACTAGAGCTGGACACATCGACTAGCAACGGTGGATTGAATCAGAAGGAAAATCGTTATTTTGATACGCTGCCTGGTTTATCCGGTGGAAGCGTGGGAGGAGTAGCTGGTATCGCTGGTTCGAGTGCTGCTCGAGTCGATCGCTACAAGGTTAAACCAGAGAAAAGGCGAGACAGTGTTGGAATGTCGGTTCTGGGTGGACCTCCACCAGAGAAAAGACCTACACTACCAGCTAGCAGCAGTACGGTTAACAGCAGTTCTCCAGTTGTACGGCCAACGACTCCAAGCTTGGGCACAACCTCCAGTGGACCGTACCACATGTTGTCTTCTTCGGGCTCGAGCACCCCAAATGCAACTGCTTCGGTGGCCTATAATTTACAGCAATTCGGCGCTGGTAATGCAATAGCCGCCGCCGCTAGTCAGGCCATAGCTCAAACTCAACAAATGCAACAGGGTCGACGAACCGCCAGTCTGAAGGCTTCATATGAAGCTATTCATGGCGCGGGAGCTACCGGAGCAGGCCCTCATGATTTGCTCATCAACCGAGAACTGGCCGGAGCCACACATAATGCGCTACAAGCTGTTGAGCGCGAAACAAGCAATGCATTCTCCAATCACCAACGGCGTCAGCACAAGAAAAAACTAACGGCTAATACTTCTGCAGCAG CCACACTGTTACAAGCACATCAAAAGCAGCAGCACTCTGTCACCCTTAATCCTAACTTGTCCTCCTCGTCTCTAGATCTGTTGGAATCGGCCGGCAGCGGTAGCACCGGTAGCAGTGTTGTTTCCAGCCTCCTGTCTGGAGTTCCGGGTGGACCGTCGGTTGCTTCCACGAGTGTGGGAACATCCAGACCGCCCAGTTCCAGTTCTAGTAGCGGTCCTCCTCCGATGAGTGCTGCTGGGTTGGGGCTGTCGCTTTCACTGGGTACCGGAGCAGTTCTTAACGAGAACGGTATGGTCGTAGAGCAAACGCCCGAAGGCGAATGGACATACGATCCGAATGAGCCGCGTTATTGCATCTGTAATCAGGTGTCGTATGGCGATATGGTGGCATGTGACAATGAAGAT TGTCCATTCGAATGGTTCCACTATCCGTGTGTGAATATTACATCCTCACCGAAGGGCAAGTGGTATTGCCCTCAATGTAGCAGCTCGATGAAACGGCGCGCCTCGCGGAAGAACTAA